Genomic window (Polaromonas sp. JS666):
GCACCGTGGCCCCGGCCAGCATCCAGCGCTGGCGCCTGGCCGTGCGCAAGGGCGGCATCACCGCGCTGGCCGGCGCTTACGGCAACCGCAAAGGCGCTTCAAAGATAGACGCCCAGCCGCAGATGCGCGAGTTTGTGCAGGCCATGCTGGTGCGCTTTCCCGAGTCCCGCGCCACGCAAATCATGCACGGCCTGCGCACCCGCCTGGCCGGCGACATTGCGGGCGGCAGCATCGAGCTGCCCAGCATGCGCAGCCTGGAGCGCTGGATGGAGACCTGGCGCGAGAAGAATGCCCAGACGCTCATGGCCCTGAGCAACCCCGACGCCTGGAAGAACAAGTTCATGGTCGCCTTCGGTTCGCAGAGCGAAGGCGTCACCGGCATCAACCAGCGCTGGGAGCTTGACAGCACCCCCGCCGACGTCATGCTCACTGACGGCCGCCACGCGGTGCTGGGCGTGGTTGACGTGTTCACCCGCCGCGCCAAGCTGCTGGTCAGCAAGACCAGCAAGTCCACGGCCGTGACCCAGGTGCTGCGCGATGCGCTGCTCGACTGGGGCGTGCCCGCCCTCATCAAGACCGACAACGGCAGCGACTACAAGAGCAAGCACGTCGGCTACGTCGCCGCCAACCTGGACATCAAGCAGGAGTTCTGCCCACCGTTCCAGCCCTGGCACAAGCCGCACATCGAGCGCTTCTTTGGCACGTTTGCGCGCGGCATGCTGGAGCTGCTGCCCAACTTCATCGGGCACAACGTGGCCGAGCGCAGCGCCATCGAGTCGCGCACCAGCTTTGCCGACCGGCTCATGAAGCGCGGCGAGGTGGTGCCCATCAACATGAGCGCCGCCGAGTTCCAGCTCTTTTGCAACCAGTGGGTTGACGGCATGTATATGCACGAGCCCCACGAGGGCCTGCAAAGCCGCACGCCCTTTGCGGTGGCCAGCGCCAACCGCGAGCAGGTGCGCATCATCAAAGACGAGCGCGTGCTCGATGTCCTGCTGGCTGAAGCCGCAGGCAGCCAGGGCGGCTACCTCACCGTCCAGAAAAAAGGCCTCAAGAGCGACGGTGCCTGGTTCATCGCTCCCGAGCTGGAGGCCTGGGTCGGCCAGCGCGTCATGGCCCGGCAGCTGCCTGACCTCGGCCAGATCGTGGTCTACGGCGGCGACAACCGGCTCATCTGCATTGCCGAATGCCCCGAGCGCACCGGCATGGACCGCAAGGAGGTTGCCGCCAAGGGCCGCGAGCTGCAGAAAAAACGCGTGCAGGAAGAGCGCGCCGCCCTCAAGGCCGCC
Coding sequences:
- a CDS encoding DNA-binding protein, with product MSAVAKDWLTANELLGLPNMPADKRGVHRKALASGWQYREVAGNGGTRREYHVASLPATTRAALSWHTTAVLAGNAGQALQAAAQVGTVEGAKAALKSNLSTHVADTAKAEGLRNLAAMPANEQRRMDARLQVLQAFEAFQQASGVAMTVAEHQFSSAYRLGHVAVEPWVRALVGTVAPASIQRWRLAVRKGGITALAGAYGNRKGASKIDAQPQMREFVQAMLVRFPESRATQIMHGLRTRLAGDIAGGSIELPSMRSLERWMETWREKNAQTLMALSNPDAWKNKFMVAFGSQSEGVTGINQRWELDSTPADVMLTDGRHAVLGVVDVFTRRAKLLVSKTSKSTAVTQVLRDALLDWGVPALIKTDNGSDYKSKHVGYVAANLDIKQEFCPPFQPWHKPHIERFFGTFARGMLELLPNFIGHNVAERSAIESRTSFADRLMKRGEVVPINMSAAEFQLFCNQWVDGMYMHEPHEGLQSRTPFAVASANREQVRIIKDERVLDVLLAEAAGSQGGYLTVQKKGLKSDGAWFIAPELEAWVGQRVMARQLPDLGQIVVYGGDNRLICIAECPERTGMDRKEVAAKGRELQKKRVQEERAALKAAAKRQNVDGIVHEILLDRAQQAGKLAMLPKQTVEHTSTGLQGAANALAEITREPGTSAELLRLEGVSSAWQRLQAEQAINDIPEGNDNELARRRAEVQPVFNTPHERAQWIEKRSRVRALTDEERDYMARFKKDNLASYRRIVELVDDMTNDMSSAQKETPDASASGAS